The Zeimonas sediminis genome window below encodes:
- a CDS encoding ABC transporter permease has product MSRNRQRARLAVSPRLRIVLRELWHLRGQVLAAALVVACGISAFVALRATYHSLLVAQADYYAAYRFADVFARLERAPEGLAARVGEVPGVAEVRTRVVVDVTLDVPGLAEPATGRLVSIPERREPMLNDLALRAGRWIEPGRAGEAIASETFARANGLRIGDTVGAILNGRWARLTIVGLALSPEYVYEVGPGKVFPDNRRFGVLWMSREALGPAFDMDGAFNDLALSLAEGASAQEVVDRLDRLLAPYGGLSAYPRRDQLSHRFLADEFGEIEIMTTYIPALFLGVAAFLLYVVLSRMVSMQRAQIGLLKAFGYADIGVGMMYLGFAVCVVAIGASAGVALGAYMGGLVTDLYAEYFHFPRLAFELRPPVLVATVLIGLAAATIGALGAVRGVLALPPAEAMRPEAPASFREGWLDRSGLARFVAPALRMILRNLARRPWKALLSIVGIALAVGTMVVGRFGIDGAAHLLHVQLDLIQRGDVSVTFHEPRESAALNEVARLPGVLRAEGFRAVPVWLRNGHRAKKVQILGLAPDAELHRLLDRDLRPVPIPPDGLALSRKLAELLGLAPGDVARIEVLEGAREVRELPVAAIVDEYLGLGAYMDGRALARLLREDAPVSGVNLRVDPARAADLFSVLKGLPPVAGVEVKETTRAVVQDSLDRAIRVFSRILVGFAGIIVLGVVYNSARIALSERGNELASLRVLGFRNREVLAILLGEQALLVATAIPLGLLAGYGMSAALATEFEREMFRIPLEIDGATYAYATLAAVGAALLSGVLVARRVRSLDLIAVLKTRE; this is encoded by the coding sequence GTGAGCAGGAACCGGCAGCGCGCGCGCCTGGCGGTGAGCCCGAGGCTGCGCATCGTGCTGCGCGAGCTCTGGCACCTGCGCGGGCAGGTGCTGGCCGCGGCGCTGGTCGTCGCCTGCGGCATCTCGGCCTTCGTCGCGCTGCGCGCGACCTACCATTCGCTGCTGGTGGCGCAGGCCGACTATTACGCGGCCTACCGGTTCGCCGACGTCTTCGCCCGGCTCGAGCGCGCGCCCGAGGGCCTGGCCGCGCGGGTCGGCGAGGTCCCGGGCGTGGCCGAGGTGCGCACGCGCGTGGTCGTCGACGTCACGCTCGACGTGCCGGGGCTGGCCGAGCCGGCCACCGGGCGCCTGGTCTCGATCCCCGAGCGGCGAGAGCCGATGCTCAACGACCTGGCGCTGCGCGCCGGCCGCTGGATCGAGCCGGGCCGGGCAGGCGAGGCGATCGCCAGCGAGACCTTCGCGCGGGCGAACGGCCTGCGCATCGGCGACACGGTCGGCGCGATCCTCAACGGCCGCTGGGCCCGGCTGACGATCGTCGGGCTCGCGCTTTCGCCCGAGTACGTCTACGAGGTCGGCCCCGGCAAGGTGTTCCCCGACAACCGCCGGTTCGGGGTGCTGTGGATGAGCCGCGAGGCCCTCGGCCCGGCCTTCGACATGGACGGCGCGTTCAACGACCTCGCCCTGTCGCTGGCGGAAGGCGCGTCCGCGCAGGAGGTCGTCGACCGGCTCGACAGGCTGCTCGCGCCGTACGGGGGCCTGAGCGCCTACCCGCGCCGCGACCAGTTGTCGCATCGCTTCCTCGCCGACGAGTTCGGCGAGATCGAGATCATGACGACCTACATCCCGGCGCTGTTCCTCGGCGTGGCCGCCTTCCTGCTGTACGTGGTGCTGTCGCGCATGGTCAGCATGCAGCGCGCGCAGATCGGGCTGCTGAAGGCCTTCGGATACGCGGACATCGGAGTGGGCATGATGTACCTCGGGTTCGCGGTCTGCGTCGTGGCGATCGGCGCGTCGGCCGGCGTGGCCCTCGGCGCGTACATGGGCGGCCTCGTGACCGACCTGTACGCCGAGTACTTTCACTTCCCGCGGCTCGCCTTCGAGCTTCGACCGCCGGTGCTGGTCGCCACGGTGCTGATCGGCCTGGCCGCGGCAACGATCGGCGCGCTCGGCGCGGTGCGCGGCGTGCTGGCCCTGCCGCCGGCCGAGGCGATGCGCCCCGAGGCGCCGGCCAGCTTCCGCGAGGGCTGGCTCGACAGGAGCGGCCTTGCGCGCTTCGTGGCCCCGGCGCTCCGGATGATCCTGCGCAACCTCGCGCGCCGGCCCTGGAAGGCCCTGCTGTCGATCGTGGGGATCGCGCTCGCGGTCGGAACGATGGTCGTCGGTCGCTTCGGCATCGACGGCGCGGCGCACCTGCTGCACGTGCAGCTCGACCTGATCCAGCGCGGCGACGTGAGCGTGACGTTCCACGAGCCCCGCGAGTCCGCGGCGCTCAACGAGGTCGCGCGCCTGCCGGGCGTCCTGCGCGCGGAGGGGTTCCGGGCCGTCCCGGTGTGGCTGCGCAACGGGCATCGCGCGAAGAAGGTCCAGATTCTCGGGCTCGCGCCCGATGCCGAGCTGCACAGGCTCCTGGACCGGGACCTTCGTCCGGTCCCGATCCCGCCCGATGGCCTTGCGCTGTCTCGCAAGCTGGCCGAGCTGTTGGGTCTGGCGCCCGGCGACGTCGCCAGGATCGAGGTGCTCGAAGGCGCGCGCGAGGTGCGCGAGTTGCCGGTGGCGGCGATCGTCGACGAGTACCTGGGGCTGGGCGCCTACATGGATGGCCGCGCGCTCGCGCGCCTGCTTCGCGAGGACGCGCCCGTCTCCGGCGTGAACCTGCGGGTCGATCCGGCGCGCGCGGCGGATCTGTTCTCGGTCCTGAAGGGCCTGCCGCCGGTCGCCGGCGTCGAGGTCAAGGAGACCACGCGCGCGGTCGTGCAGGATTCGCTGGACCGGGCGATCAGGGTGTTCAGCCGCATCCTCGTCGGCTTCGCCGGGATCATCGTGCTGGGCGTCGTCTACAACAGCGCCAGGATCGCGCTCTCGGAGCGCGGCAACGAGCTGGCCAGCCTTCGCGTGCTCGGCTTCCGGAACCGCGAGGTACTGGCCATCCTGCTGGGCGAGCAGGCATTGCTGGTGGCGACGGCGATTCCGCTCGGCCTGCTGGCGGGCTACGGCATGTCGGCCGCGCTGGCCACCGAGTTCGAGCGCGAGATGTTCCGCATCCCGCTCGAGATCGACGGCGCGACCTATGCTTACGCGACGCTGGCTGCCGTCGGGGCGGCCCTGCTGTCGGGAGTGCTGGTCGCGCGGCGGGTCAGGAGCCTGGACCTGATAGCGGTCCTGAAGACGAGGGAATGA
- a CDS encoding ABC transporter ATP-binding protein, with amino-acid sequence MGEVEVHALRDVDLDLYAGELVVLLGASGSGKSTLLNILGGLDRPTSGEVRYRDHDLSAAGDAQLTRFRREHVGFVFQFYNLIPSLTALENVALVTRIAADPMDPAQALEMVGLGERRNHFPAQLSGGEQQRVAIARAVAKRPDVLLCDEPTGALDYPTGRLVLEVLQRVNRELGTITVVITHNAAIAAMADRVVRISSGRIVEITRNARRASPDEISW; translated from the coding sequence ATGGGCGAGGTCGAGGTGCACGCGCTGCGCGACGTCGACCTGGACCTGTACGCAGGCGAGCTGGTGGTGCTGCTGGGGGCCTCGGGCAGCGGCAAGTCCACGCTGCTGAACATCCTCGGCGGGCTCGACCGGCCCACTTCGGGCGAAGTCCGCTATCGCGACCACGACCTGAGCGCCGCCGGCGACGCGCAGCTGACCCGCTTCCGGCGCGAGCACGTCGGCTTCGTGTTCCAGTTCTACAACCTGATCCCGAGCCTGACCGCGCTCGAGAACGTGGCGCTGGTCACCCGGATCGCGGCCGACCCGATGGACCCGGCGCAGGCGCTCGAGATGGTCGGGCTGGGCGAGCGGCGCAACCACTTCCCGGCCCAGTTGTCCGGCGGCGAGCAGCAGCGGGTGGCGATCGCCCGCGCGGTCGCCAAGCGGCCCGACGTGCTGCTGTGCGACGAGCCGACCGGCGCGCTCGACTATCCGACCGGCAGGCTGGTGCTCGAGGTGCTCCAGCGGGTCAATCGCGAGCTCGGGACGATCACCGTCGTGATCACGCACAACGCGGCGATCGCGGCGATGGCCGACCGGGTCGTCCGCATCAGCAGCGGGCGCATCGTCGAGATCACGCGCAACGCACGGCGCGCGTCGCCCGACGAGATCTCGTGGTGA
- a CDS encoding efflux RND transporter periplasmic adaptor subunit: MKTLLRRISYSAAALGAAAWLAWALRPEPIVVETARVERGPMQVTLDERGEMRSHDRFTIAAPVSGRLLRIEVHDGDRFDEGQVLALIAPLPLGPRERDERIARVAAAEALQREAEERARHAQADLALARRERERIERLVAENFVSPQAAEQARNAEATAANEADAARFRARSAAADVRVARAALLGPGTAGADGTTLVPVRAPVAGRVLRVPDNSERVVAAGAPLMTIADLSRLEVVVEMLSTDAVRVRPGMPVLVDGGPGTADLRAEVRLVEPYAFTKVSALGIEEKRTNVVADLLDDPGPLGDGYRIEARVVVWQAADVLRASASAAFRCGERWCAFVVDEGRARRREIAIGQRNPLQVQVLEGLVEGDVVIRYPGNDLEDGSRVAAR, from the coding sequence ATGAAGACCCTGCTCCGGCGAATCTCCTACTCGGCGGCCGCGCTCGGTGCGGCAGCCTGGCTCGCATGGGCGCTGAGGCCCGAACCGATCGTCGTCGAGACGGCCCGCGTCGAGCGCGGGCCCATGCAGGTGACGCTGGACGAGCGCGGCGAGATGCGCAGCCACGACCGTTTCACGATCGCCGCGCCGGTCTCCGGCCGACTGCTGCGCATCGAGGTCCACGACGGCGACCGCTTCGACGAAGGGCAGGTGCTGGCGCTGATCGCGCCGCTTCCGCTCGGGCCGCGCGAGCGCGACGAGCGCATCGCGCGCGTCGCCGCAGCCGAGGCGCTGCAGCGCGAGGCAGAGGAGCGCGCGCGGCATGCCCAGGCCGACCTGGCCCTGGCTCGGCGCGAACGCGAGCGCATCGAGCGGCTGGTCGCGGAGAACTTCGTCTCGCCTCAGGCGGCCGAGCAGGCGCGCAACGCCGAGGCCACGGCCGCCAACGAGGCCGACGCCGCGCGCTTCCGGGCGCGTTCGGCGGCGGCCGATGTCAGGGTGGCGCGCGCGGCCCTGCTCGGTCCGGGCACGGCCGGCGCCGACGGGACGACGCTGGTGCCGGTGCGGGCGCCGGTCGCCGGTCGCGTGCTGCGCGTGCCCGACAACAGCGAGCGGGTGGTGGCCGCCGGGGCCCCGCTGATGACGATCGCCGACCTGTCGCGGCTCGAGGTCGTCGTGGAGATGCTGTCGACCGACGCGGTGCGCGTGCGTCCCGGAATGCCGGTGCTCGTGGACGGCGGGCCGGGCACGGCGGACCTGCGCGCCGAGGTGCGCCTGGTAGAGCCCTACGCGTTCACCAAGGTCTCGGCGCTCGGCATCGAGGAGAAGCGGACCAACGTCGTGGCGGACCTGCTCGACGATCCCGGGCCGCTCGGCGACGGCTACCGGATCGAGGCCAGGGTCGTCGTCTGGCAAGCCGCCGACGTGCTGCGCGCGTCCGCGAGCGCGGCATTCCGCTGCGGCGAGCGCTGGTGCGCGTTCGTCGTCGACGAAGGGCGGGCGCGCCGTCGGGAGATCGCGATCGGGCAGCGCAATCCGCTGCAGGTCCAGGTGCTGGAGGGGCTGGTCGAAGGCGACGTCGTCATCCGCTATCCGGGCAACGACCTCGAGGACGGTTCCAGGGTCGCGGCGCGCTGA
- a CDS encoding CDP-6-deoxy-delta-3,4-glucoseen reductase, which translates to MSATVTVQPSGRQFTVEDDEFILDAALRQGVVLPYGCKNGACGSCKAKVLDGTAEMGPHSDKALKPAEAVEGYALMCCSKPQGDLTIESRVVAAAGDIPVRKLPCRVASIERAAPDVAIVKLQLPANERLQYLAGQYIELILRDGARRSYSMATAPHLAEQLELHIRHMPGGRFTDALFGAAQPAVKERDILRLEGPLGTFFLREESDKPIVLLASGTGFAPIKAVIEHARHKDVRRPMTLYWGGRRPQDLYMNALCEQWTAEMPHFRYVPVVSDALAEDLWQGRSGFVHRAVMEDFPDLSGHQVYACGAPVVIDAARRDFVGQCGLPEDEFYADSFTTEADLAKAG; encoded by the coding sequence ATGTCCGCCACCGTCACCGTCCAGCCCAGCGGCCGCCAGTTCACCGTCGAGGACGACGAATTCATTCTCGACGCCGCGCTGCGCCAGGGCGTCGTGCTGCCCTACGGCTGCAAGAACGGCGCCTGCGGCTCCTGCAAGGCGAAGGTGCTCGACGGCACGGCCGAGATGGGGCCGCATTCCGACAAGGCGCTGAAGCCGGCCGAGGCGGTCGAGGGCTACGCGCTGATGTGCTGCTCGAAGCCGCAGGGCGACCTGACGATCGAGAGCCGGGTGGTGGCGGCCGCAGGCGACATCCCGGTGCGCAAGCTGCCCTGCCGGGTCGCGTCGATCGAGCGCGCCGCCCCCGACGTGGCGATCGTGAAGCTGCAGTTGCCGGCCAACGAGCGGCTGCAGTACCTGGCCGGCCAGTACATCGAGCTGATCCTGCGCGACGGCGCCCGCCGCAGCTATTCGATGGCGACCGCCCCGCACCTGGCCGAGCAGCTCGAGCTGCACATCCGCCACATGCCCGGCGGCCGGTTCACCGACGCGCTGTTCGGCGCGGCGCAGCCGGCGGTCAAGGAGCGTGACATCCTGCGCCTCGAAGGGCCGCTGGGCACCTTCTTCCTGCGCGAGGAAAGCGACAAGCCGATCGTGCTGCTGGCCAGCGGCACCGGCTTCGCGCCGATCAAGGCGGTGATCGAGCACGCGCGGCACAAGGACGTCCGGCGGCCGATGACGCTGTACTGGGGCGGCCGCCGCCCGCAGGACCTGTACATGAACGCGCTGTGCGAGCAGTGGACTGCCGAGATGCCGCACTTCCGCTACGTGCCGGTGGTGTCCGACGCGCTGGCCGAGGACCTGTGGCAGGGCCGCAGCGGCTTCGTGCATCGCGCGGTCATGGAGGATTTCCCGGACTTGTCCGGCCACCAGGTCTACGCCTGCGGCGCGCCGGTGGTCATCGATGCGGCGCGGCGCGATTTCGTCGGGCAGTGCGGCCTGCCCGAGGACGAGTTCTACGCCGATTCGTTCACCACCGAGGCTGACCTGGCGAAGGCTGGTTGA